A DNA window from Ignavibacteriales bacterium contains the following coding sequences:
- a CDS encoding polysaccharide biosynthesis/export family protein has protein sequence MIKRIILFGISGLFVMIIGCSPSEEIAKDNLTQIIRSGSRSMQVEAQSSGYVIRQSDQVQIAVWGYPEFNCQGPVKENGAVTVPLLGEVVAAGLTKEQFTEQLKQKLSVYIQGEIQLSATITSAIPQKIAVLGAITNQNNYPITTDVTLIEVLSAAGGTTIDSDLRHIRIIRNGMSDQPIDVDLTAYIENGNIEAIPMVRPGDTVFIPKKSNVIRELSDFMRDAIFIFGFFRIFN, from the coding sequence ATGATAAAACGAATAATATTATTTGGCATATCTGGTTTGTTTGTGATGATTATAGGGTGTTCACCTTCAGAAGAAATAGCGAAAGATAATCTGACACAAATTATCCGATCGGGTAGCCGTTCGATGCAAGTTGAAGCGCAATCGAGCGGTTATGTTATTAGGCAATCCGATCAGGTGCAAATTGCAGTTTGGGGATATCCTGAATTTAATTGTCAAGGACCCGTTAAAGAAAATGGTGCGGTCACTGTTCCTCTTTTAGGAGAGGTTGTCGCAGCGGGATTGACAAAAGAACAATTCACGGAACAATTGAAACAAAAACTTTCGGTATACATCCAGGGAGAAATTCAATTATCTGCAACGATCACAAGCGCGATTCCCCAAAAGATTGCCGTTCTTGGTGCAATAACAAATCAGAATAATTATCCTATTACAACGGATGTGACATTAATCGAAGTTCTTTCTGCCGCAGGCGGTACAACCATCGATTCTGATTTGAGGCATATCAGGATCATTCGCAATGGTATGAGCGATCAACCGATCGATGTTGATCTAACAGCTTATATAGAGAACGGAAATATTGAAGCTATTCCGATGGTTCGCCCAGGTGATACAGTATTTATACCCAAAAAATCGAACGTCATAAGGGAATTATCCGATTTTATGCGTGACGCCATATTTATTTTCGGTTTCTTCCGAATATTTAATTAA
- a CDS encoding sigma 54-interacting transcriptional regulator: MISLVTQEVLSADSPSVEELLKKIEPIILGGLGLIIVGEEGTEREYIASRIHQISGREQRLFRRFDCNYNYQSLLEKIIFGSEDLALTGVEINRGTLENVHKGSIYFENIEKLSPRMISRLVREVENQHFRRVGGVEDIPLNVRFFAGMDSKIVNKLNPETNELIHRLFPIIVNFPPFRERKNDILYYLRKSIEKYSSSRVMSDTITSEEFRQFVLTYSWPGNLKEFDNVMKNTISTAGWKSIRMEHLPPYLYQQYLSNKQVFAINFNEGLN; the protein is encoded by the coding sequence ATGATTAGTTTGGTTACGCAAGAAGTTCTATCTGCCGATAGTCCGTCGGTTGAAGAATTATTAAAAAAGATTGAACCGATAATTTTAGGCGGCCTGGGCTTGATTATTGTTGGCGAAGAGGGGACGGAAAGAGAATACATTGCTTCACGAATACATCAGATAAGTGGTCGTGAACAACGTCTTTTCAGAAGATTCGATTGTAATTACAATTATCAATCTTTGTTAGAAAAAATAATATTTGGTTCGGAAGATTTAGCGCTGACCGGAGTTGAGATCAATCGCGGTACTCTTGAGAATGTTCATAAAGGTTCAATATATTTTGAAAATATTGAAAAATTATCGCCTCGAATGATATCTCGCTTAGTGAGAGAAGTTGAGAATCAACATTTTCGTCGGGTTGGCGGTGTTGAAGATATCCCATTAAACGTTCGGTTTTTTGCAGGAATGGATTCAAAGATCGTTAATAAATTGAATCCTGAGACCAACGAATTAATACATCGATTATTTCCTATTATCGTTAATTTTCCTCCTTTCAGAGAAAGAAAGAATGATATACTTTATTATTTAAGAAAATCGATCGAAAAGTATTCTTCTTCTCGTGTGATGAGCGATACGATTACTTCGGAGGAATTTCGCCAATTTGTACTAACTTATTCATGGCCGGGGAATCTTAAAGAATTTGATAATGTTATGAAAAATACTATATCAACTGCCGGATGGAAGAGTATCCGGATGGAGCATCTGCCTCCATATCTATATCAGCAATATTTGAGTAATAAACAGGTTTTTGCTATAAATTTTAACGAAGGATTAAATTGA
- a CDS encoding CpsD/CapB family tyrosine-protein kinase, with amino-acid sequence MIDPGSKQTHTGANPNIGESESHEKNEKIIRLIKTVVTNPETGKFIDESVIKYKYYNSFNYFLLSRDNQNVNLTLGITSAKLGEGKTLISCNMAVSFAMGSQKKTILVDLNVANPNLHRIFGVPLAPGLTEGLISSEINVSRTMIENLDVLTAGSTIIPHENLFANNSIHEDTSPVSSRAMLGLDQLAAFRDLIYSLEQHYELIIVDMPAINSVCVPTLFANQLHGLVVVVHSGKTKKEEVDAIFQRINERQVLGFVLNRFDLPQEHH; translated from the coding sequence ATGATAGATCCAGGATCAAAACAGACTCACACTGGTGCTAACCCAAACATTGGCGAATCAGAGAGTCATGAAAAAAATGAAAAAATAATTCGTCTCATAAAAACGGTTGTGACCAATCCCGAAACAGGGAAATTCATAGATGAATCTGTAATAAAATACAAATATTACAATTCATTTAATTATTTTCTACTCTCGCGCGATAATCAAAACGTTAATTTAACTCTCGGCATAACAAGCGCAAAACTGGGTGAAGGAAAAACTTTGATCAGTTGCAACATGGCAGTTTCGTTCGCCATGGGGTCCCAGAAAAAAACTATTTTGGTCGATCTCAATGTGGCTAATCCGAACCTCCACAGGATTTTTGGAGTTCCTTTAGCTCCGGGATTGACAGAGGGTTTGATATCTTCCGAGATCAATGTGTCACGAACAATGATAGAAAATTTAGATGTGCTGACGGCTGGCAGCACAATTATCCCTCATGAAAATCTATTTGCAAATAATTCCATACACGAAGACACATCTCCCGTTTCATCGCGGGCGATGCTGGGGCTTGATCAGCTCGCCGCATTCAGAGATTTAATCTATTCGCTTGAACAGCACTATGAACTTATAATCGTAGATATGCCGGCAATCAACTCTGTCTGCGTGCCAACACTTTTTGCTAATCAACTGCACGGATTGGTTGTAGTAGTTCACTCGGGAAAAACTAAGAAGGAAGAAGTGGATGCAATATTTCAGCGCATCAATGAACGACAAGTGCTCGGTTTCGTGTTGAACAGATTCGATCTCCCTCAAGAACATCACTAA
- a CDS encoding WecB/TagA/CpsF family glycosyltransferase — protein MNHNFTSVKILDVRVDRVTMKDTLNFVKSAISDGGYHQIVTVNPEFVMKAQKNILFRNILNEAKLSLPDGIGIVLASKLLGKQIPERVTGVDTVERISELARDNDWRIFFLGAADGVAEQAANILRTKYPGIKIVGTFSGSPRIEDEDDICSKITDAKPHILLVAYGAPNQDIWIARNQKKLQVPIAIGIGGTFDFIAGVSPRAPLLMQKVGMEWLYRLIREPWRWKRMLALPHFAALVLYTRIFRHNHN, from the coding sequence ATGAATCATAATTTTACTTCGGTAAAGATATTAGATGTACGGGTCGATCGTGTAACAATGAAAGATACACTGAACTTCGTGAAGTCGGCAATTTCGGATGGCGGCTATCATCAAATAGTTACAGTAAATCCGGAATTTGTGATGAAAGCTCAAAAGAATATTTTGTTCCGGAATATTCTGAACGAGGCGAAACTTTCTCTTCCCGATGGCATAGGGATAGTTTTGGCTTCTAAATTGTTAGGGAAACAAATACCGGAGCGAGTTACCGGTGTTGATACAGTTGAGCGAATTTCCGAGCTGGCTCGTGACAACGATTGGAGAATATTTTTTCTCGGCGCGGCAGATGGAGTTGCAGAACAAGCCGCTAATATTCTACGAACCAAATATCCGGGGATAAAGATTGTTGGCACTTTCTCTGGTTCACCCAGAATTGAAGACGAAGATGATATCTGTTCAAAAATAACTGACGCCAAACCGCATATTCTTCTCGTGGCATACGGCGCTCCTAACCAGGATATTTGGATAGCGCGCAACCAGAAAAAATTGCAAGTTCCAATCGCGATAGGTATCGGCGGCACATTCGATTTTATAGCAGGCGTCTCGCCCCGCGCACCTTTACTGATGCAGAAAGTAGGAATGGAATGGCTGTATCGCTTAATTCGCGAACCTTGGAGATGGAAACGGATGCTCGCATTGCCTCATTTTGCGGCACTTGTTCTTTACACAAGAATTTTTAGACATAATCATAATTAA
- a CDS encoding choice-of-anchor D domain-containing protein, with amino-acid sequence MKKMMNGMLNKMMKVGKIRMKHVLMMVFIFVFSLYSNAFGGAKSDSNPINMKVNSNPTIWISGYIASWTLHMGSGTDGNYGNMPYQAVDLDAMTHVIMFAAAIQSDGTLAYNNIVTSRRKPFNDYVHSKGKPVILSAGGAGNTSFSTAISATYRSNLVHNFMEAIRTYEYDGIDIDIEPVNASDTANISLFIKELYDSLQTHHSYHDVSKKPYLTCAVYNFASLWGRLNQYFDQINLMSYDYFGTWFGKSWHNNAPSAPSTDTDIYGVVMTTVQSKMQKFLDAGIPKNKFGVGIDFNGWVWKGGLLSDGSGNGVTAPRQRWSTAPTVVGGKETQYYVLRKKYIDTATVSYHYDNICKVPYIGIDSVGNSSDIYVTYQDTSTIREIMNLTKENGIGGLILWEVGGGYLGTTDFPVAQYPNLIRDPLLRAVKESFLGGLPIVVVPPQAPILSAPANNSNNVSINPLMQWNFAAGATNYRLQISSDVSFTNLILDDSTLSATSKQISNLNYLSSYYWRANVRNTAGTSQWSETWSFVTDSEKIVIPPPPPPVDPVEELVYNDSLNSPWNNASWSSTITLKSTENKYQGLYSIKSIQNAWGALRFISGTWESPKPITTLPDQRFKFNFYNTTSGLTIKVYFANIAGGTFPQFVFKSLPVNQWVSVDLPADSMNPGGLDVHYIVVQNNTSIVSTYFVDEISIAISGAQSLSSVPLIAPVNESILSTNSIVVKWDSVVGASLYHLQVSKDTTFSSTIFEDSLCSNVSKEITGLDWNAKYYWRVHASNQIVAGEFSNVWSFTTPVSSVKLVLSKTNINFGKIVIGKAKVDSVRISNSGTDTLTIISSQLSSTFAVNPSVIRVSPGVSNTVLVTFNSTKKGTYQENIFLEYGVPKKYDTIKVSGQSVLPPRSLRNPPGLAFVGVVPGSPVVESFYIQNDGEVDLVIDNIHSTMGSVSVYPLTLTVAPNDSQQITVTASVSNPSNETGMIIFTDNSVKSPDTMQVTINTTTGVEEELTPAEYSLNQNYPNPFNPSTTINYTLPAESRVKLTLYNLLGQVVDVLVNEVQPSGVYNVVWNANNAITNSLASEIYFYKIEAVKINNPTDMFTFSRKMILIK; translated from the coding sequence ATGAAGAAAATGATGAATGGTATGTTAAATAAAATGATGAAAGTTGGCAAGATTCGAATGAAACATGTTTTAATGATGGTTTTTATTTTTGTTTTTTCATTATACTCGAACGCATTTGGAGGTGCGAAATCAGATTCAAATCCAATAAATATGAAAGTTAATTCCAATCCCACGATATGGATCTCCGGATATATCGCTTCTTGGACACTTCACATGGGCTCAGGTACAGATGGGAATTATGGCAATATGCCATATCAGGCAGTTGACCTTGATGCGATGACGCACGTAATAATGTTCGCTGCAGCCATCCAGTCGGATGGTACTTTAGCATATAATAATATTGTTACATCACGACGTAAACCATTCAACGATTATGTCCATTCGAAAGGGAAACCTGTTATATTATCTGCCGGTGGAGCTGGGAATACATCGTTTTCTACCGCCATCAGTGCAACATATAGATCAAATCTCGTTCACAATTTTATGGAGGCAATTCGTACTTATGAATATGATGGAATTGATATAGATATCGAGCCGGTAAATGCTTCTGATACAGCGAATATATCTCTATTTATAAAAGAATTATACGACTCATTGCAAACACATCACTCATATCACGATGTTTCAAAGAAACCATATTTAACATGCGCTGTCTACAATTTTGCAAGTTTGTGGGGAAGATTAAATCAATACTTCGATCAAATTAATTTGATGAGTTACGATTATTTCGGGACTTGGTTTGGTAAAAGTTGGCATAATAACGCGCCGTCCGCTCCATCAACCGATACAGATATTTATGGCGTGGTAATGACCACGGTTCAATCGAAAATGCAAAAATTTCTTGACGCGGGAATTCCCAAAAATAAATTCGGTGTAGGAATTGATTTCAACGGCTGGGTGTGGAAAGGCGGCTTACTTTCGGATGGATCCGGTAACGGAGTAACTGCGCCGCGACAAAGATGGTCAACTGCTCCAACGGTTGTGGGTGGTAAAGAAACACAATATTACGTTTTACGGAAAAAGTATATTGATACAGCCACAGTAAGTTATCATTATGATAATATCTGCAAAGTTCCATACATCGGAATCGACAGTGTTGGAAATTCATCCGATATTTATGTGACATATCAAGATACATCGACGATTCGCGAGATAATGAATCTTACAAAAGAAAATGGTATCGGTGGTTTAATACTTTGGGAAGTCGGTGGTGGTTATCTTGGTACAACTGATTTTCCTGTTGCTCAATATCCCAATTTAATACGTGACCCATTATTACGTGCCGTCAAGGAATCTTTTTTGGGTGGATTGCCGATTGTCGTTGTACCTCCCCAAGCTCCAATATTATCAGCACCAGCAAATAACAGCAACAACGTATCTATTAATCCATTGATGCAATGGAACTTTGCAGCCGGAGCGACGAACTATCGTTTACAGATTTCAAGTGATGTTTCGTTCACAAATTTGATTTTAGATGATTCAACTCTGTCTGCAACATCAAAACAGATTTCGAATCTGAACTATCTATCTTCTTACTATTGGAGAGCTAATGTTCGTAATACGGCAGGTACAAGTCAATGGTCTGAGACTTGGTCGTTCGTTACCGATTCTGAAAAAATAGTAATTCCACCGCCGCCGCCACCTGTGGACCCGGTTGAGGAATTAGTATACAATGATTCGTTAAATTCACCATGGAACAACGCATCGTGGAGTTCAACTATAACACTTAAGAGTACTGAAAACAAATATCAGGGATTATATTCGATAAAATCAATTCAAAACGCTTGGGGGGCATTGAGGTTTATAAGCGGTACCTGGGAATCGCCGAAGCCGATAACAACTTTGCCTGATCAGAGATTCAAGTTCAATTTCTATAATACAACCTCAGGTCTCACAATTAAAGTCTATTTTGCGAACATAGCAGGTGGAACTTTTCCACAATTCGTGTTCAAATCATTACCGGTGAATCAATGGGTGAGCGTAGATTTACCAGCCGATTCAATGAATCCGGGTGGATTAGATGTTCATTACATAGTCGTTCAAAATAACACTTCGATTGTTTCAACTTATTTTGTCGATGAAATCTCAATTGCGATCTCAGGAGCCCAGTCCCTTTCTTCAGTGCCGTTGATTGCTCCTGTAAATGAATCTATTCTATCTACAAATTCAATCGTTGTCAAATGGGATTCGGTTGTGGGTGCTTCACTCTATCATTTACAAGTATCGAAAGACACTACTTTCTCTTCAACCATATTTGAAGATTCACTTTGTTCGAATGTATCAAAAGAAATAACCGGACTCGATTGGAATGCGAAATATTATTGGAGGGTGCACGCTTCAAATCAAATAGTCGCAGGTGAATTTTCCAATGTGTGGAGTTTTACAACACCGGTGTCGAGCGTAAAATTAGTATTGTCGAAAACAAATATAAATTTTGGAAAAATAGTGATAGGTAAAGCTAAAGTCGATTCGGTTAGAATAAGTAATTCCGGCACCGATACACTCACGATAATAAGCTCTCAACTTTCATCCACATTCGCGGTAAATCCTTCGGTTATTCGTGTAAGCCCGGGTGTATCTAATACTGTGTTAGTTACTTTTAATTCGACTAAAAAAGGAACATACCAGGAGAATATTTTTCTTGAGTACGGCGTTCCAAAGAAATATGATACGATCAAAGTAAGCGGACAATCGGTTTTGCCACCGCGTAGCTTGCGCAATCCTCCGGGGTTAGCTTTTGTTGGTGTGGTTCCGGGATCACCGGTTGTTGAAAGCTTTTATATACAGAACGACGGTGAAGTTGACCTCGTCATAGATAACATCCATTCAACGATGGGATCGGTCTCGGTTTATCCGTTAACATTAACTGTAGCTCCGAACGACAGCCAGCAAATTACAGTAACTGCCTCAGTTTCCAATCCGTCAAATGAAACGGGGATGATTATTTTCACCGATAATAGCGTTAAGTCTCCGGATACGATGCAAGTTACCATCAATACAACAACCGGCGTAGAAGAAGAATTAACTCCGGCAGAGTATTCATTGAACCAGAATTATCCCAACCCGTTTAATCCTTCCACCACTATCAATTATACTTTGCCTGCCGAAAGCAGAGTGAAGCTGACTCTTTATAATCTTTTAGGTCAGGTGGTGGATGTTTTGGTCAATGAGGTTCAACCATCAGGCGTGTACAATGTTGTTTGGAATGCTAATAATGCGATAACGAACTCTCTTGCTTCTGAAATTTACTTTTATAAAATTGAAGCGGTAAAAATAAATAATCCAACCGACATGTTCACCTTCTCACGTAAAATGATTTTGATCAAGTGA
- a CDS encoding flippase, which produces MSIEVAKSVTKNAAVLMGSQAITWTMSFVLMLFLPRYLGSANYGYLYLANSIIGIFIVFIDFGGRYSIAKEISRSPDLAASIVVNGMGIRFIFWIISVVVLVIFIMIAGYPQIVNMLLLLFILNMLWEGMRKVLWSYFQGTEQMRYPSLGSISEQIFITFFTVSLLLSGAGVFVIGIVYTLGTFINFFIHAKYARKLITPLPAYQYNESVKLIKKGIPYFLWSIFGIIYYRVDAIMLSFLTPASVVGWYGAAYRFFDVLMFIPSIFSIAVFPVLSRLWKSKDTLAVTTIKSIDFIVIAGIPVTIGLYYFAKNITQLFYGLEGYAPSVLILQIFSIGILLVYIDMILGTAILASDKQRQWSIVALFAVIINVALNYLIIPYTQNVYHNGGIGSAIATIITEFFVMVCALLLIPKNTFENSKISITLKAVSSGIIMAISIKLMQLILLPWILQGILASIIYIASLLLLKTLEPDELEFFKNYISLKNIKQVFLPSKGKQ; this is translated from the coding sequence ATGAGCATAGAAGTTGCCAAATCGGTTACGAAAAACGCCGCTGTTCTTATGGGCTCACAGGCAATAACATGGACTATGAGTTTCGTGCTGATGCTCTTCCTTCCACGTTATCTCGGAAGCGCAAATTACGGATATCTGTATTTAGCCAATTCAATAATCGGAATATTTATTGTGTTCATCGATTTTGGCGGCAGATATTCAATAGCAAAAGAAATATCAAGATCTCCCGATCTTGCTGCCTCAATTGTGGTGAATGGCATGGGCATCCGATTTATTTTTTGGATAATTTCTGTGGTTGTGCTTGTTATATTCATAATGATCGCAGGTTACCCGCAAATCGTCAATATGCTGCTCCTACTATTTATACTCAACATGCTCTGGGAGGGGATGAGAAAAGTATTATGGAGTTATTTTCAGGGGACAGAGCAGATGAGATATCCGTCTCTTGGTTCAATATCAGAGCAAATATTCATTACATTTTTTACGGTGAGTTTATTGTTATCGGGCGCGGGTGTCTTTGTGATAGGAATTGTTTATACTCTCGGCACATTTATAAACTTTTTCATCCACGCAAAATATGCACGAAAATTGATCACCCCTCTGCCGGCTTATCAATATAATGAGTCTGTGAAATTAATTAAGAAAGGAATTCCATATTTTCTTTGGTCAATTTTCGGAATTATTTATTATCGCGTAGACGCGATAATGCTTTCTTTCTTAACTCCGGCATCAGTAGTCGGTTGGTATGGCGCCGCTTATCGTTTTTTTGATGTACTAATGTTCATCCCAAGCATATTCAGCATAGCGGTATTTCCGGTCCTCTCCCGACTCTGGAAAAGCAAAGATACACTTGCCGTAACAACAATCAAGAGCATAGATTTTATCGTAATCGCGGGAATACCGGTAACGATCGGATTATATTATTTTGCAAAAAATATTACTCAATTATTTTACGGACTGGAAGGATATGCTCCTTCGGTCTTAATCCTGCAAATATTTTCAATAGGGATTCTTCTTGTTTACATCGATATGATACTTGGCACCGCCATTCTCGCATCGGATAAACAACGGCAATGGTCAATCGTTGCTTTGTTTGCTGTCATCATCAATGTCGCATTAAATTATCTGATCATTCCTTACACTCAAAATGTTTACCACAATGGTGGTATCGGTTCGGCAATTGCTACAATCATCACCGAATTTTTTGTTATGGTTTGTGCTTTACTTCTCATTCCAAAAAATACATTTGAAAACAGCAAAATCAGCATTACTCTAAAAGCTGTCTCCAGTGGAATTATAATGGCGATCAGTATCAAGTTAATGCAACTTATTTTACTCCCTTGGATTTTACAGGGAATTCTAGCTTCAATAATATATATAGCATCTCTTCTTCTGTTGAAAACACTTGAACCGGATGAGTTAGAATTCTTTAAGAATTACATCTCACTAAAAAACATAAAACAAGTTTTCCTACCATCAAAAGGTAAACAATAA
- a CDS encoding O-antigen ligase family protein: MQIEPENKIIQKFKFAWLAAKFNTHRSTILIIILSLILSIIFLSSGGSVFATVAVIFLVLAVMITLYRVDWGFILFIGMVLLFDQFPPRGYGITIIGTEYFGNLKALPLFSRIDAAVLNPLELQLLLIGTVWIIMIVLGKNVQLNRVPVWFTALLFFGWLIISAVYGLARGGDFLPALWELRALFYMGVIYFFIPQIIQSREQLRLLIWVVIGALTFKAMQGVIRALRLGFSFGSRTELTNHEDPLFFVSLFILLFGMILFKSDDNQKKILYWLLLPLLGIFILSQRRATYAAFGFALITFIILLPKIQRVKLFKRMFPVAVVGIFYLAIFWNSESSIALPAQLVKSSFSSDEEAAGDRYYSNLYRDFENYNLAQTVRRSPIIGIGFGNKYDQPVALPKIPFPLREYIPHNEIYWLMVKMGVIGFFLFWLFINSYVLSATYTFMRLKDPYLKALCAVAIIAIVGQIVVSFVDLQLTFYRNMVYLGMIMGLLSTLVRLDITEDSTKILNTPAVK, from the coding sequence ATGCAAATCGAACCGGAAAATAAAATTATTCAGAAATTTAAATTCGCTTGGTTAGCTGCGAAATTTAACACACACAGAAGCACCATTCTCATTATCATTCTTTCATTAATTCTATCGATCATATTTTTGAGCAGCGGTGGAAGCGTATTCGCGACTGTGGCCGTGATATTTCTCGTTTTGGCGGTGATGATTACATTATACCGAGTTGATTGGGGATTCATATTATTCATTGGCATGGTGTTGTTATTTGACCAATTTCCGCCGCGAGGTTACGGGATAACTATAATCGGAACAGAGTATTTTGGAAATTTAAAAGCGCTTCCGCTTTTTTCGAGAATCGATGCTGCCGTTCTGAATCCGCTTGAACTCCAATTGTTACTGATTGGAACGGTTTGGATAATAATGATCGTTCTCGGCAAGAATGTGCAATTGAATCGTGTGCCGGTTTGGTTTACAGCTCTTCTTTTTTTCGGCTGGCTTATTATTTCTGCGGTTTATGGTTTAGCAAGAGGTGGAGATTTTTTACCTGCCCTATGGGAATTAAGGGCATTGTTCTACATGGGAGTTATTTATTTTTTTATCCCGCAAATTATCCAATCGCGGGAACAACTGCGGCTGCTGATCTGGGTTGTCATCGGCGCGCTCACTTTTAAAGCAATGCAAGGCGTTATTCGCGCCCTGAGATTGGGATTTAGTTTCGGATCCAGAACTGAACTTACGAATCACGAAGATCCTTTGTTCTTCGTCTCCCTTTTTATCCTATTGTTCGGTATGATTTTATTCAAGAGTGATGATAATCAAAAGAAAATCCTATATTGGTTGTTATTACCTCTGTTGGGAATTTTCATTTTATCTCAGCGACGTGCAACATATGCCGCGTTTGGATTTGCCCTGATCACATTTATAATTCTTTTACCAAAAATTCAACGGGTAAAACTATTCAAGAGGATGTTTCCCGTTGCTGTAGTCGGCATATTTTATTTGGCGATCTTTTGGAACAGCGAAAGCAGTATCGCTCTACCGGCTCAACTTGTTAAATCTTCGTTCTCCTCCGACGAGGAAGCTGCAGGCGACAGATACTATTCAAACCTTTACCGAGATTTTGAAAATTATAATCTTGCTCAAACAGTCAGGAGATCTCCTATTATTGGTATCGGTTTCGGTAATAAATATGATCAACCTGTAGCGTTGCCCAAGATTCCTTTTCCTCTCCGAGAATATATACCACACAACGAGATTTATTGGCTGATGGTGAAGATGGGTGTCATTGGATTTTTCTTATTCTGGCTTTTCATAAATTCGTACGTTCTGAGTGCGACATACACTTTCATGCGTTTAAAGGATCCATACTTGAAAGCCCTTTGTGCCGTTGCTATAATCGCGATCGTCGGACAAATCGTTGTCTCGTTTGTTGATTTGCAATTAACTTTTTACAGAAATATGGTTTACCTCGGGATGATTATGGGTTTGTTATCTACCTTAGTAAGGTTAGATATAACAGAAGATTCCACAAAAATTTTAAATACACCGGCTGTTAAATGA